One stretch of Sander lucioperca isolate FBNREF2018 chromosome 13, SLUC_FBN_1.2, whole genome shotgun sequence DNA includes these proteins:
- the LOC116065047 gene encoding T-box transcription factor TBX2b-like: protein MRDPVDTAASMAYHSFQAHRPGALTLSAFFTAAQPSFFPAALTFPDVAPLSEPVSEQAAPDAGLRAALGRQQQPGHPRALKSVQTEECLDDDPKVTLESKNLWKEFHKMGTEMVITKSGRRMFPAFKVRVNGLVETAKYILLMDIVAVDECRYKFHNSRWVVAGKADPEMPKRMYIHPDSPSKGEQWMSKPVAFHKFKLTNNISDKHGFTILNSMHKYQPRFHIVRANDIMKLPYSTFRTYVFPETEFIAVTAYQNGKITQLKIDNNPFAKGFRDTGNGKREKRYKPFTISSVHETESKADRDCADSDDSYEQPSTSDPFYSPRELVSSPLMFTPTCQDENNIGSDSDVDLQEKDIAEASCSRTEHVSTLSQKSEEILWNEAAHSKSDDNQDTTKERTMFRSSDDMYSMEIDSSKRHMSETKDGVLPMMLQTQSSSSLSAGHLQTLDFSSAHSQQFLKLGAPLLFHPGQLSVKPEGMGHLLSSLPGVENGGLSSQSITSPSPFMFHHMLASQGISLSPFGGLFSYPYGYMAAPALPTCSATSTLARNCFRSSQPWWRFSPYQIPNSVNSSQNLFTTRPPSSSNSQSKVSKSGSRQSSPVSDNQSHKTKAKQKTASPKIIKCSVNELRDTQNPVTGLDKRLPPQ from the exons ATGAGAGATCCAGTTGACACAGCGGCTTCCATGGCTTACCATTCTTTCCAAGCTCATCGACCAGGTGCCTTGACCTTGTCAGCCTTCTTTACCGCCGCTCAGCCCTCGTTTTTCCCTGCAGCGCTGACTTTCCCAGACGTCGCCCCCCTGTCCGAGCCTGTGTCTGAGCAGGCTGCCCCTGATGCGGGGCTGCGCGCAGCTCTGGGACGCCAGCAGCAGCCAGGTCACCCGCGCGCCTTGAAAAGTGTGCAGACAGAAGAATGTCTCGACGATGACCCCAAAGTCACACTGGAGTCAAAGAATTTATGGAAAGAATTTCACAAAATGGGAACTGAGATGGTTATAACAAAATCAGGAAG GAGGATGTTTCCAGCTTTCAAAGTGCGGGTAAACGGGCTGGTTGAAACAGCAAAGTATATCCTGCTGATGGACATCGTCGCAGTTGATGAGTGCCGCTACAAGTTTCACAACTCCCGCTGGGTGGTGGCTGGAAAAGCTGACCCGGAGATGCCAAAGCGCATGTACATCCACCCAGACAGCCCGTCCAAAGGAGAGCAGTGGATGAGCAAGCCCGTCGCTTTTCATAAATTCAAACTCACAAATAATATTTCGGACAAGCATGGATTT ACAATTTTGAATTCAATGCATAAATACCAACCCAGATTCCATATTGTGAGAGCCAACGACATAATGAAGCTTCCGTACAGCACCTTCCGGACTTATGTTTTCCCGGAGACAGAGTTCATCGCAGTCACAGCGTATCAGAATGGAAAG ATTACACAGCTAAAAATCGACAACAACCCCTTTGCCAAAGGATTCAGAGACACAGGAAATGGGAAACGAGAAAAAAG GTATAAGCCTTTCACTATTTCTTCAGTGCATGAGACCGAAAGCAAAGCGGACCGGGACTGTGCTGATTCTGATGACTCATATGAACAACCCAGTACCAGTGATCCTTTTTATTCCCCTCGGGAGCTGGTGAGCAGCCCTCTGATGTTCACACCAACCTGTCAAG atgAGAACAATATTGGAAGTGATTCAGATGTTGATCTACAAGAAAAGGACATTGCTGAAGCCAGCTGTTCCAGGACTGAACATGTGTCTACTTTGAGTCAGAAGAGCGAGGAAATACTGTGGAACGAGGCTGCTCACAGTAAGAGCGACGACAATCAGGATACAACAAAAGAGAGAACAATGTTTAGATCGTCAGATGATATGTACTCTATGGAGATTGATTCTTCAAAAAGGCACATGAGCGAAACCAAAGATGGGGTCCTGCCTATGATGTTGCAAACACAGAGCTCGTCATCCCTCAGCGCTGGTCACCTTCAGACTTTGGATTTCTCGAGTGCGCACAGCCAACAGTTTCTTAAGCTTGGGGCACCTTTGTTGTTTCACCCGGGACAGTTGTCAGTTAAGCCGGAGGGTATGGGACATCTGTTGTCTTCTTTGCCTGGAGTAGAAAATGGAGGCCTGTCTTCTCAAAGCATCACCTCTCCATCTCCCTTCATGTTTCACCACATGCTGGCATCTCAG GGAATCTCACTGTCACCCTTTGGAGGACTTTTCTCCTATCCATATGGCTACATGGCAGCACCAGCTCTCCCCACCTGTTCGGCAACCTCTACGCTGGCCAGAAACTGTTTCCGCAGCTCTCAGCCTTGGTGGCGTTTCAGCCCTTATCAGATCCCCAACTCTGTCAACTCAAGCCAAAACCTGTTCACAACCAGACCGCCTAGCAGTTCAAACTCCCAATCTAAGGTATCCAAATCAGGGAGCAGACAGTCAAGTCCAGTGTCTGACAATCAAAGTCACAAAACTAAAGCCAAGCAGAAGACTGCTTCACCAAAAATCATTAAGTGTTCAGTTAATGAACTGCGAGACACACAGAATCCAGTTACAGGACTTGATAAACGACTTCCCCCACAATAG